From a region of the uncultured Draconibacterium sp. genome:
- the hisS gene encoding histidine--tRNA ligase: MAQKPSIPKGTRDFSPSEMVRRNYIFNTIKDVFRLYGFQPIETPAMENLSTLMGKYGEEGDKLLFKILNSGDFISKVPQEMLDEKNSNKLTTKLSEKGLRYDLTVPFARYVVQYRNDIAFPFKRYQIQPVWRADRPQKGRYREFYQCDVDVIGSNSLLNEVELVQIIDEVFQRLGINTTVKINNRKILAGIAEAIGEADRMVDITVAIDKLDKIGLEKVNAEMLDKGISQEAVDKLQPILKLEGSTVEKLAQIETVIGGTQIGAKGIAEMRTMFAYLENVELSTTVELDLTLARGLNYYTGAIFEVKSNDVQIGSICGGGRYDDLTGIFGMPDVSGVGVSFGAERIYDVLVQLNAFPEESLETTKALFVNFGEKEEAYCLPVLVQLRKNGINAEIFPESAKMKKQMTYANRKEIAYVILAGDNEMAASKFTLKNMETGEQQLVNSEELINILK, translated from the coding sequence ATGGCACAAAAACCTTCGATTCCAAAAGGCACCCGCGATTTTTCACCATCAGAAATGGTGAGGAGAAATTATATTTTCAATACTATTAAAGATGTATTTCGTTTGTACGGATTTCAACCCATTGAAACACCGGCAATGGAAAACCTATCTACATTGATGGGTAAATATGGCGAAGAAGGTGATAAGCTGCTTTTTAAAATTTTGAATTCGGGTGATTTTATTTCGAAAGTTCCGCAGGAAATGCTGGACGAGAAAAACTCGAATAAGCTTACTACAAAACTATCTGAAAAAGGATTGCGTTACGACTTAACAGTGCCATTTGCGCGTTACGTTGTACAATACCGAAACGATATAGCTTTTCCGTTTAAACGCTACCAGATTCAACCGGTTTGGCGTGCCGACCGACCTCAGAAAGGGCGTTACCGCGAATTTTACCAGTGCGATGTTGACGTGATTGGTAGCAACAGTTTACTGAACGAAGTGGAGTTGGTACAAATTATCGATGAGGTTTTCCAACGATTAGGAATTAACACTACGGTGAAAATCAACAACCGTAAAATTCTGGCCGGAATTGCCGAAGCGATTGGCGAAGCCGACCGAATGGTGGATATTACCGTTGCCATCGACAAACTGGATAAAATTGGTTTGGAAAAAGTTAATGCTGAAATGCTGGACAAAGGAATTTCGCAGGAGGCCGTTGACAAACTTCAACCGATTTTAAAATTGGAAGGAAGCACCGTTGAAAAACTGGCGCAAATTGAAACGGTTATTGGCGGGACTCAAATTGGTGCCAAAGGAATTGCAGAAATGCGTACTATGTTTGCTTACCTGGAAAATGTAGAGTTAAGCACAACAGTTGAACTGGACCTGACTTTAGCACGTGGATTAAATTACTACACCGGCGCTATTTTCGAGGTGAAATCGAACGATGTACAAATTGGAAGTATTTGCGGTGGTGGCCGTTACGACGACTTGACCGGAATTTTTGGTATGCCGGATGTTTCGGGTGTTGGTGTGTCGTTTGGAGCCGAGCGTATTTACGATGTTTTGGTTCAGTTAAATGCTTTCCCTGAAGAGTCGCTGGAAACCACAAAAGCGTTGTTTGTGAACTTCGGAGAGAAGGAAGAAGCTTACTGTTTGCCGGTTTTGGTTCAGTTGCGCAAAAATGGTATCAATGCTGAGATATTCCCCGAAAGTGCCAAAATGAAAAAGCAGATGACCTACGCCAACCGCAAGGAAATTGCTTATGTAATTTTAGCCGGTGATAACGAAATGGCAGCCAGTAAGTTTACCCTTAAGAATATGGAAACCGGCGAGCAGCAATTGGTGAACTCGGAAGAACTGATAAATATCCTTAAATAG
- the hutH gene encoding histidine ammonia-lyase gives MGNRIFEITPKNLTFEIIQDILENNVKLKLSEISVQLIHKSKKYLDNKLEKADKPLYGINTGFGALCDIEISKDSLSKLQENLVVSHACNIGPEIPADVVKLMLLLKAHALSKGNSAVQLITVQRILDLFNNAILPVVCEQGSLGASGDLAPLAKLFLPLLGLGEVNFEGKKQQAGKVLEKLGWEPIKLEAKEGLALLNGTQFMSAHAVYTLLKTFRIIDQGDIIGALSLDAFDGLIEPFSENIQRIRPHKGQAETAKNYRNVLTGSEMQAKAKAHIQDPYSFRCIPQVHGAVKDAVNYVATVIETEINSVTDNPTVFPDEDLIISGGNFHGEPLALSLDFLAMAISELGSISERRTYRLISGERGLPEFLVANPGLNSGFMIPQYAAASIVSQNKQLCTPCVVDSIPSSNEQEDHVSMGGNAATKALKVILNTEKILAIELYNAAQAMDFRRPIKSSPFIERFIKEYRKMVSFVEEDIVMYEAINLTIDFLNTTKINRL, from the coding sequence ATGGGAAACCGTATATTTGAAATAACACCCAAAAACCTCACTTTCGAAATCATTCAGGATATTCTGGAAAACAATGTAAAGCTCAAACTTTCCGAAATATCTGTACAACTCATCCATAAAAGTAAAAAGTACCTCGACAATAAACTCGAAAAAGCTGATAAACCACTTTACGGAATTAATACCGGGTTTGGAGCATTGTGCGATATCGAAATTTCGAAAGACAGCTTAAGTAAATTGCAGGAAAATCTGGTGGTTTCGCACGCCTGTAATATTGGACCGGAAATACCTGCCGACGTGGTGAAACTAATGTTGTTGTTAAAAGCACATGCGCTTTCAAAAGGAAATTCGGCCGTGCAATTGATTACGGTACAACGAATTCTGGACCTTTTTAACAACGCTATTTTACCGGTAGTTTGTGAGCAGGGATCTCTTGGTGCGAGTGGCGATTTGGCGCCTTTAGCAAAATTATTCCTTCCTCTGCTTGGCTTAGGCGAAGTTAATTTTGAAGGGAAAAAACAACAAGCTGGCAAAGTACTTGAAAAATTGGGGTGGGAGCCCATAAAACTGGAGGCCAAGGAGGGACTTGCCTTGCTGAACGGTACACAGTTTATGAGTGCCCACGCTGTATACACTTTATTAAAAACCTTCCGGATCATCGATCAGGGAGACATTATCGGGGCGCTCTCGTTGGATGCTTTTGATGGATTAATCGAACCGTTTTCAGAAAATATCCAACGTATTCGTCCGCATAAAGGACAGGCCGAAACCGCAAAAAATTACAGGAATGTTTTGACCGGCAGCGAAATGCAGGCCAAAGCAAAAGCTCACATTCAGGATCCTTATTCTTTCCGATGTATTCCGCAGGTTCACGGAGCGGTAAAGGATGCCGTTAATTATGTGGCTACGGTTATTGAAACCGAAATTAACTCGGTAACGGATAATCCAACGGTTTTCCCTGATGAGGACCTGATCATTTCAGGAGGTAATTTCCATGGTGAACCGTTGGCACTTTCGCTTGATTTTCTGGCAATGGCAATAAGCGAGCTGGGAAGTATATCGGAGCGAAGAACATACCGCTTGATTTCGGGCGAACGCGGATTACCGGAGTTTTTGGTGGCTAATCCGGGATTAAATTCAGGTTTTATGATTCCGCAATATGCTGCAGCATCAATTGTTAGTCAGAATAAACAGCTTTGTACGCCTTGTGTGGTGGATTCTATACCATCGTCGAACGAGCAGGAAGACCACGTTAGTATGGGAGGAAATGCAGCAACAAAAGCCTTAAAAGTGATTTTGAATACCGAGAAGATTCTGGCAATTGAATTATACAATGCAGCTCAGGCAATGGATTTTCGCCGACCAATAAAATCGTCGCCATTTATCGAACGCTTCATAAAAGAATATCGTAAAATGGTAAGTTTTGTTGAGGAAGATATTGTAATGTACGAAGCCATTAATCTTACCATCGATTTTTTGAACACGACAAAAATCAATCGCTTATAA
- a CDS encoding thioredoxin domain-containing protein: protein MKTRFITLMVAVLLMFGYSSCTAKAESNDSETSTKSLSEAEKATTMLTKAMFLEKVWDYESSPKEWKYKGEKPALIDFYADWCGPCRTAAPILEEVAAEFSEKVIVYKIDTQVERELAAVFGVKSIPAFLYIPMEGKPTMASGIARTKEDTKKMFTQNINTILLKKQQNNEAL from the coding sequence ATGAAAACAAGATTTATTACACTTATGGTGGCTGTCTTATTGATGTTTGGGTACAGCTCATGCACGGCAAAAGCAGAAAGCAACGATAGCGAAACATCAACAAAGTCATTATCGGAGGCAGAAAAAGCCACTACCATGTTAACCAAAGCCATGTTTTTGGAAAAAGTATGGGATTATGAAAGTTCCCCTAAAGAGTGGAAATACAAAGGCGAAAAACCGGCTTTGATCGATTTCTATGCCGACTGGTGCGGCCCCTGCCGAACTGCAGCTCCTATTTTAGAAGAAGTGGCAGCTGAATTCTCAGAAAAAGTAATTGTATATAAAATAGACACGCAAGTTGAGCGCGAACTCGCCGCTGTATTTGGGGTAAAAAGTATACCTGCTTTCCTCTATATTCCTATGGAAGGGAAACCAACGATGGCTTCGGGTATTGCGCGTACCAAAGAAGACACAAAAAAGATGTTTACACAAAACATCAATACAATATTGCTTAAAAAGCAACAAAATAACGAAGCACTTTAA
- a CDS encoding NigD-like protein, with amino-acid sequence MKKLAFGILMGLLVVFTSCLDDDDGYSLGDYWIGFGIYKGDDAGVVSLVMDNGSVLIPVAASSPGWSSHFSDGDRVLVNYTILDDDDTSSEVERYLVKVNDISDVLMKGIMDITEEIEDSIGNDPIIVEDAWISDSLLNFRLKYWGYNKTHFLNLVKEPGELTADDQPFQLELRHNANDDQESIRYTAYVSFSLNSLRVNGLDSVRFEVIASDYDGVAYQDSGVFNYSSLELPTP; translated from the coding sequence ATGAAAAAATTAGCATTTGGAATTTTAATGGGATTGCTGGTAGTTTTTACCAGCTGTTTAGATGACGACGATGGTTATTCGTTAGGCGACTATTGGATTGGGTTTGGAATTTATAAAGGAGATGATGCCGGAGTAGTTAGCTTGGTAATGGATAACGGTTCTGTTTTGATTCCTGTGGCTGCGTCAAGCCCTGGTTGGTCTTCTCATTTTTCTGATGGCGACCGGGTTTTGGTGAACTATACCATTTTAGATGATGATGATACCAGCAGTGAAGTAGAACGTTACCTTGTAAAGGTAAATGATATCAGCGATGTTTTGATGAAAGGAATTATGGACATTACCGAAGAGATTGAAGATAGTATTGGTAACGATCCGATAATTGTTGAAGATGCCTGGATTTCGGATAGTTTGCTGAATTTTAGGTTGAAATACTGGGGGTACAATAAAACCCACTTTTTAAACCTGGTTAAAGAACCGGGCGAATTGACCGCCGACGATCAGCCGTTTCAACTGGAGTTAAGACACAATGCAAACGACGATCAGGAGTCGATTCGATATACCGCTTATGTATCGTTTAGTTTGAACAGCCTACGAGTTAATGGACTGGATTCTGTACGTTTTGAAGTGATTGCAAGCGATTATGACGGTGTGGCTTATCAAGATAGCGGCGTATTTAATTATAGCAGTTTAGAATTACCTACACCATAA
- a CDS encoding S41 family peptidase, protein MKNLARTTLWLFVAVAVFTACSKDDPTPDGPEASEYTKKVNRFIKAAMDDKYFWNEDMPNLNYNYETDSKEYFHKLLDEDDRFSWITDDVQALLASFEGNEKSFGWSLAFYNITDIGKIVAIVEFVYPETPASAAGFKRGDIILKVNGNSLSESNYKDLLNLDQVDATVGIPTENDIVADTTITLVSDQLSLNPVLTSNVVEHDGRKIGYLFYAQFIPNYDNNLGAVFQSFISQNVTDLVVDLRYNTGGIISSAQYLASCIAPLNVVNSNDILVTIKWNRYWQKYWTDRQIMSQLEKYFDNQVPSKMGLNKVYFLTGPYTASASELTITGLRPYMDEVITVGDTTYGKYVGSQTLLPETYLNDADAQEISNWAIQPIVLRWANSAGVTDFEGGFPPDILVDDNLLNAFSLGDKNDPLFKAAIEDITGTPVVAMKSVPKVSFNYKMIDRGFSRFDENKRQGPMGLIKLPE, encoded by the coding sequence ATGAAAAACTTAGCGAGAACAACATTATGGCTATTTGTAGCTGTGGCTGTTTTTACGGCCTGCTCAAAAGATGATCCCACTCCTGATGGTCCGGAGGCTTCGGAGTATACTAAAAAGGTAAATCGTTTCATCAAAGCAGCAATGGATGATAAATATTTCTGGAACGAGGACATGCCCAATCTGAATTATAATTACGAAACCGATTCGAAAGAATATTTTCATAAATTATTAGACGAAGACGATCGGTTTTCGTGGATTACAGATGATGTACAGGCGCTGTTAGCTAGTTTTGAGGGAAATGAAAAATCGTTTGGCTGGTCGCTCGCCTTTTACAATATTACAGACATTGGAAAAATTGTTGCAATTGTAGAGTTCGTATATCCAGAAACTCCTGCATCGGCAGCAGGTTTCAAGCGTGGAGACATAATACTTAAGGTGAATGGCAATAGTTTGTCGGAATCAAATTACAAGGATTTACTAAACCTCGATCAAGTTGATGCTACTGTTGGAATCCCCACAGAAAATGATATAGTTGCAGACACGACAATAACTTTAGTCTCTGATCAGCTTTCGTTAAATCCGGTGTTAACATCCAACGTAGTAGAACACGATGGAAGAAAAATAGGCTACCTTTTTTATGCCCAATTTATTCCAAACTACGATAACAACCTCGGTGCAGTATTCCAAAGCTTTATCAGCCAAAATGTTACAGATTTAGTAGTAGACCTTAGGTATAACACAGGCGGTATAATCTCATCTGCTCAATACCTTGCTTCGTGCATAGCCCCGTTAAACGTAGTAAATAGTAACGATATACTTGTAACAATTAAGTGGAACAGGTACTGGCAAAAGTACTGGACCGACAGACAAATTATGAGTCAACTGGAAAAGTATTTCGATAATCAGGTACCATCTAAAATGGGACTAAACAAAGTTTATTTCCTTACCGGACCTTACACGGCGTCGGCTTCTGAACTCACCATAACCGGCTTAAGACCTTATATGGATGAAGTTATAACCGTTGGCGATACCACTTACGGGAAATATGTAGGTTCACAAACCTTACTACCTGAAACTTATTTAAACGATGCAGATGCTCAGGAAATTAGTAATTGGGCAATACAACCTATTGTTTTGCGTTGGGCTAATTCTGCCGGAGTAACCGACTTTGAAGGAGGTTTTCCTCCCGATATTCTTGTCGATGATAATTTACTTAATGCTTTTTCTTTGGGCGATAAAAACGATCCACTATTTAAAGCAGCCATTGAAGATATTACCGGGACACCAGTTGTTGCCATGAAAAGTGTACCAAAAGTTAGTTTCAATTACAAAATGATTGATCGTGGTTTTTCACGTTTCGATGAAAATAAACGCCAGGGGCCAATGGGACTGATCAAACTTCCGGAATAA
- a CDS encoding HDIG domain-containing metalloprotein yields MRKLKSYTRLFLQLSLFVLTAVALYLILPGEPKFKYEYQRGFPWQHENLVAPFDFAILKTANELNEEKAEQINSLVPYFVNDTTQRNESIARLRTDLELDIDTTNTTKKKIFDVLSTKLDELYGNGILLFSVDIYDELKGKDEINKRTRNIVQKEDIDQLYSEKSAYNALQNTRQILISEGNSFPWLANLNLERYITANLSFDSETSQKEIDEITQSISATRGMVKQGQRIVLQGEIVDAEKYQMLESLKASYEKERGNDVNRYMVSIGKVLLISVLLSFIFVFLLLYRRDILQQLNKLSFMLMLMVGIILLSNFINIFPNLHIYMVPLAVFPIMIRTFFDSRTAIFTLIITTLLMGFYAPNNYEFILLQVSAGLIAVFSLNKMHRRVHLLLAALWVFLTYIIVFTALNLIHEGTLISYDYSMLKWFAISSVLILLVYPLVYIFEKLFGFVSDVTLIEISDSNQPLLRKLAEQAPGTFQHSMQIANLAEEVILRIGGNPFLVRAGALYHDIGKIGRPNFFIENQAMGMNPHDRISHLKSAEVIIDHVKNGVKMAQKHKLPAVIIEFIATHHGTTKAKYFYLKHQEQNPDQEINDNDFIYPGPLPRSKEAAVVMLVDGIEAASRSMKEKTHENLKTLVNSMIDKKIEDKQLDDSDLTFSDINTIKRTLLEKLINIYHIRIEYPDEKKGKKQ; encoded by the coding sequence ATGAGAAAACTAAAAAGCTACACCCGACTGTTTTTACAGCTATCGTTATTTGTACTTACAGCTGTGGCTTTGTATTTAATTTTGCCTGGAGAACCAAAGTTTAAATACGAGTACCAGAGAGGGTTTCCGTGGCAGCACGAAAACCTGGTGGCACCTTTTGACTTTGCTATTTTAAAAACGGCAAACGAACTGAATGAAGAAAAAGCAGAGCAAATTAATTCACTCGTTCCCTATTTTGTTAACGATACTACCCAACGAAATGAAAGTATAGCACGTCTTCGTACAGACCTTGAACTCGATATTGACACCACAAATACCACTAAGAAAAAAATATTTGATGTTTTATCAACAAAGCTCGATGAACTATACGGAAACGGAATTCTTCTTTTCTCTGTTGATATTTATGACGAGTTAAAGGGCAAAGATGAAATTAATAAACGCACGAGAAATATTGTTCAGAAAGAAGATATTGACCAGCTATACTCTGAAAAATCGGCGTACAACGCCCTGCAAAACACGCGACAAATCCTGATTAGCGAAGGCAATAGTTTCCCATGGCTGGCCAATCTTAATCTTGAACGGTATATAACAGCAAACCTTTCGTTCGATAGCGAAACCAGTCAGAAAGAAATTGATGAGATAACGCAATCCATATCGGCTACACGAGGGATGGTTAAACAAGGGCAACGAATTGTGCTGCAAGGCGAAATTGTGGATGCTGAAAAATATCAAATGCTGGAATCGTTAAAAGCCAGTTACGAAAAAGAACGTGGCAACGATGTAAACCGTTACATGGTTTCCATTGGCAAAGTGTTGCTTATTTCAGTTCTGCTCAGCTTTATTTTTGTATTCCTATTGCTATATCGGCGCGATATTTTGCAGCAGCTTAATAAATTAAGTTTTATGCTGATGCTAATGGTTGGCATTATTCTGCTGTCGAACTTTATAAACATCTTCCCGAACCTGCACATTTACATGGTCCCACTGGCGGTGTTCCCGATTATGATTCGAACATTCTTCGATTCCCGAACGGCCATTTTCACGCTCATTATCACCACCCTGTTAATGGGATTTTATGCACCAAACAATTACGAATTTATACTTCTGCAAGTGTCGGCAGGTCTTATTGCGGTTTTTAGCCTGAATAAAATGCATCGCCGCGTTCACCTGTTGCTGGCAGCCTTATGGGTATTTTTAACCTACATAATTGTTTTTACGGCGCTAAATCTTATCCACGAAGGAACATTAATATCCTACGATTATTCGATGTTAAAATGGTTCGCCATTAGCAGTGTACTTATTCTGTTGGTATATCCACTGGTATATATTTTCGAAAAACTTTTTGGATTTGTTTCGGATGTAACTTTAATAGAAATATCGGATAGTAACCAACCATTATTGCGAAAACTTGCCGAGCAGGCGCCGGGTACATTTCAGCACTCGATGCAAATTGCGAACCTTGCCGAGGAGGTTATTCTGCGAATTGGAGGAAATCCTTTTTTGGTTCGTGCCGGCGCACTTTACCACGATATTGGCAAAATTGGCCGCCCCAACTTTTTTATCGAAAACCAGGCCATGGGAATGAATCCTCATGACAGAATCAGTCATTTAAAAAGTGCCGAAGTGATTATCGACCATGTTAAAAACGGGGTTAAAATGGCACAAAAACATAAACTTCCGGCGGTTATAATCGAGTTTATTGCCACCCATCACGGAACCACAAAAGCAAAGTATTTCTATCTAAAACACCAGGAACAAAACCCGGATCAGGAGATTAATGATAATGACTTTATTTATCCGGGACCACTCCCACGTTCGAAAGAAGCAGCCGTGGTTATGCTTGTTGATGGAATTGAAGCTGCATCGCGCAGCATGAAAGAAAAAACGCACGAAAACCTAAAGACTCTTGTTAATAGCATGATCGACAAGAAAATTGAAGATAAACAGCTGGATGACTCAGACCTGACGTTCAGCGATATCAATACAATTAAACGTACACTTTTAGAAAAACTGATAAATATTTACCATATCAGAATTGAATATCCCGACGAAAAAAAGGGAAAAAAGCAGTAG
- a CDS encoding C40 family peptidase, translating into MNYGISNLSIIPVRLEPSEKSEMVTQILFGEHFEMREQMVGWTNVKLAFDGYEGWIDTKMITPISVRTLNKIENSATAITSDIITIVPVNEEQNLMLAAGSTLPVWRPYLKQFSVIQDTYLATGEVIYGKLKNAREIAIKQALKYFNAPYLWGGRTPFGVDCSGFTQIIYKMIGIKLPRDASEQVKIGTAMSFVDEAEPGDLAFFDDEEGNIVHVGIIWKRNKIIHASGQVRIDNVDQFGIFNIDTQRYTHKMRVMKKIIE; encoded by the coding sequence ATGAACTACGGCATTTCCAATTTAAGTATTATTCCTGTTCGGCTTGAGCCTTCGGAAAAAAGCGAAATGGTTACACAGATTCTTTTTGGCGAACACTTCGAAATGCGCGAACAAATGGTGGGCTGGACGAACGTTAAGCTGGCCTTCGATGGTTACGAAGGCTGGATTGATACAAAAATGATTACGCCGATATCAGTTCGTACATTAAACAAAATTGAAAATAGCGCAACAGCGATTACATCTGATATTATTACCATTGTGCCGGTTAACGAAGAGCAAAACCTTATGCTGGCCGCCGGAAGTACATTGCCGGTTTGGCGGCCTTATCTAAAACAGTTTTCGGTTATACAAGACACATATCTGGCAACCGGTGAGGTGATTTACGGTAAACTGAAAAATGCAAGGGAAATAGCCATAAAACAGGCGTTGAAATATTTTAATGCGCCATATTTGTGGGGAGGGAGGACTCCTTTTGGTGTTGATTGCAGTGGTTTTACCCAAATAATTTACAAGATGATTGGCATTAAATTACCACGCGATGCCAGCGAGCAGGTAAAAATTGGAACGGCAATGAGTTTTGTTGACGAGGCTGAGCCCGGCGACCTTGCCTTTTTTGATGATGAAGAAGGAAATATTGTTCATGTGGGAATTATCTGGAAACGAAATAAAATCATTCATGCATCGGGGCAGGTGCGTATCGATAATGTCGATCAGTTTGGGATTTTTAATATCGATACGCAACGTTATACCCACAAAATGCGTGTAATGAAGAAAATAATAGAATAA
- a CDS encoding NUDIX hydrolase: MYTYKYPRAALTVDAIVFVKSEVKTSVLLIERGREPFKNKWALPGGFVDMDEILEQACIRELEEETGLQVDQMKQFRAYDAINRDPRHRTISVVYSVELEEQRPVKGSDDAAQAKWFPIDDLPELAFDHAEILADFFNPDNSFDYRNKQVSPG; the protein is encoded by the coding sequence ATGTATACTTATAAATATCCACGTGCAGCCTTAACTGTTGATGCAATTGTTTTTGTAAAATCAGAAGTAAAAACTTCGGTATTGCTGATTGAACGGGGGAGAGAGCCCTTTAAAAATAAATGGGCTTTGCCCGGTGGTTTTGTCGATATGGACGAAATATTGGAACAGGCCTGCATTCGGGAATTGGAGGAAGAAACCGGTTTGCAGGTAGACCAAATGAAGCAGTTTAGAGCTTATGATGCCATTAACCGTGATCCGCGGCACCGCACTATTTCAGTGGTTTATTCGGTGGAGTTGGAGGAACAGAGGCCGGTAAAAGGCAGCGATGATGCGGCACAGGCAAAGTGGTTTCCAATTGACGATTTACCTGAACTGGCATTTGATCATGCCGAGATTTTAGCCGATTTCTTTAACCCGGATAATTCATTCGATTATAGAAATAAACAAGTTTCTCCGGGTTAA
- a CDS encoding C69 family dipeptidase → MLRLSLLLMLVLSSASFLFAQPDETRNESCTSIMFGKDATDDGSVITAHTCDAYYRTWVNFVPAQKFDRDTTHKVYWGTMHTHTAWSMDGMELKGEIPEAHETYAYLNTAYPCLNEKQLAIGETTITGRKELHNENGLFLIEELERIALQRCTKARDAIKLIGELIKEYGFADYGECITIADTKEVWQLEIFGEGPDKIGGVWAAQRIPDDHVGISANIPRIGELDLDNPDYYMASANVFEVAKELGFWDGKETFKFWKAYSGEKPFDIREYFVLSSMAPGLNLKFDADELPFSVKVEKKVNISDVIALYKQTYDGTEYEMIRNLKVAHKTKNNDGEEVIDTIISPAAHPWLAKDKRDLMNALKENSVYRHRPISVQYCSYSWIAQLRDDLPDEIGGKVWFSLDIPRLSPRVPIYCGNLSLPDAYNYCGHKHFSRQSAMWAFSRANRLALVNWGTGKEIVEPVVTEFENKVLNETEFVESRAMELLKKDKENAANGNPTQLCREYLTSYSNASLGSAINRWWELGDKLWVDMRWKF, encoded by the coding sequence ATGTTACGATTATCACTTCTCCTGATGCTGGTTTTATCCTCAGCATCATTTTTGTTTGCCCAACCCGATGAAACCAGGAATGAAAGCTGTACCAGCATTATGTTTGGGAAAGATGCCACCGACGACGGCTCGGTGATTACAGCGCACACCTGCGATGCCTACTACCGGACGTGGGTAAATTTTGTACCGGCCCAAAAATTCGACCGCGATACAACCCATAAAGTTTATTGGGGAACCATGCACACGCACACCGCTTGGAGTATGGACGGCATGGAATTAAAAGGAGAAATTCCAGAAGCACACGAAACTTACGCCTACTTGAATACAGCTTATCCGTGTCTCAACGAAAAACAACTGGCGATTGGCGAAACAACCATTACGGGCCGTAAAGAATTGCATAACGAAAACGGTCTTTTTCTGATTGAAGAACTGGAACGTATTGCCCTGCAGCGCTGCACAAAAGCACGCGATGCCATAAAACTAATTGGCGAACTGATTAAAGAATATGGTTTTGCCGATTACGGCGAATGTATAACCATTGCCGATACAAAGGAGGTGTGGCAACTGGAGATTTTTGGCGAAGGCCCGGATAAAATTGGTGGTGTTTGGGCTGCCCAGCGTATTCCGGATGATCATGTGGGAATTTCAGCGAATATTCCACGAATTGGCGAACTGGACCTTGATAATCCGGATTATTATATGGCCTCCGCCAATGTTTTTGAGGTGGCTAAAGAGCTGGGATTCTGGGATGGAAAAGAAACATTTAAATTCTGGAAAGCCTACAGCGGCGAGAAACCATTTGATATTCGCGAGTATTTCGTGTTAAGTTCAATGGCACCGGGTTTGAATTTGAAGTTCGACGCCGATGAACTTCCATTCTCTGTTAAAGTGGAGAAAAAAGTAAATATAAGTGACGTAATTGCTTTGTACAAACAAACGTACGATGGTACCGAGTATGAAATGATCCGCAACCTAAAAGTTGCCCACAAAACAAAGAATAACGATGGCGAAGAAGTGATCGATACGATCATTAGTCCGGCAGCACACCCATGGCTTGCAAAAGATAAGCGTGATTTAATGAATGCCCTGAAAGAGAATTCCGTATACCGTCACCGCCCCATTTCTGTGCAGTATTGTTCGTACTCGTGGATTGCCCAGCTGCGCGATGACCTGCCCGACGAAATTGGCGGCAAAGTATGGTTTAGCCTCGATATTCCACGGTTATCGCCGCGTGTACCCATTTACTGCGGCAACCTGAGTTTGCCTGATGCCTACAATTATTGCGGACACAAACATTTTAGTCGCCAGTCGGCCATGTGGGCATTTAGCCGCGCTAACCGTTTGGCCCTGGTAAACTGGGGTACCGGAAAAGAAATTGTTGAGCCAGTTGTTACAGAATTTGAAAATAAGGTTTTAAACGAAACTGAGTTTGTTGAAAGTCGCGCAATGGAATTGCTGAAAAAAGACAAGGAAAATGCTGCTAACGGAAATCCGACCCAGTTGTGCCGCGAATACCTAACTAGTTACAGTAATGCTTCGTTAGGATCGGCAATAAACCGCTGGTGGGAACTCGGAGATAAACTTTGGGTTGATATGCGTTGGAAGTTCTAG